A part of Pirellulales bacterium genomic DNA contains:
- a CDS encoding response regulator — MPPLQQLTREGDVLSRVLASVGVALFMVTAVAQWVVPDDIYLTVLFSLAVALVTWSREPKLVWTVAILGVINAKLDLLLLTSTINASDWLDLVISRGIAVLAVLSMAGIGHLRIVAERTSRSRSEQIEKQNAELAAINSELTRREEKILHQNEELQSQTEELERQGEVLRVTNDDLVQWEQILEQLLALSRAVMANLARDEMLARICEALAALTDRSPAAILEMRGSELVVSSHQGFGDQRPTRDVIPLASSFAYMVISTGQTAFIEDLELRPDLELVQPVGAPRFRSALAAPLRIHGRIVGAIAVYSHRPRIWTEMQIAMIESLAAQASISLQTAEMVAAVQRERKRFAAAFRTVPFGMLVCDDADCRSVRPNPAAAAMLGVATDENIAPTTPAGARVFRSFHRGGQPLSPADHPLQRACRDQEVTGEELTLPAPGGGRLELLASAAPIHDANGAVVGGVCALADVTAQKTLQRELDLRRREAEEASTRKTHFLAAVSHDIRTPANAISLMAELIRRYAADPNMTGQIASLADDLQRNTLSLIELIGDVLDMARFDSGKSELVESEFALADLVEQELRQHLPAAQKKGLELIANSLPGSLWLRTDRVKLARVLGNLLGNAIKFTSSGSVRVSVEAKHGPDRAVAIQVRDTGCGVPPELLQYIFDEFRQLHNPARDRSQGAGLGLSICKRLVEFLGGTIQVESQLSAGSTFTVLLPASIVVHNTADDPAGNGALRAKLTGLLECRLDSLRVLLVEDHASTRNGTAQILRGEGAAVTEAADGATALACLMRDDFDVLLLDMMLPDLDGREVLRHVQDAPPASLQAIFALTGDVTSQRKAEIQASGAHALFAKPIDVELLIEQLREFVPGFETNGVSQN; from the coding sequence ATGCCGCCGCTTCAACAATTAACAAGGGAAGGCGATGTCTTGTCGCGCGTGCTAGCATCGGTTGGCGTGGCGCTGTTCATGGTGACGGCAGTCGCCCAATGGGTGGTGCCCGACGATATCTATCTGACCGTGCTGTTCAGCCTGGCTGTTGCGCTGGTTACCTGGTCGCGCGAGCCCAAGCTGGTGTGGACCGTCGCCATCCTGGGCGTCATCAATGCCAAGCTGGACCTGCTTCTGCTGACGAGCACAATCAACGCGTCGGACTGGCTCGACCTGGTCATCAGTCGCGGTATCGCCGTCTTGGCCGTATTGTCGATGGCCGGCATTGGGCACCTCCGGATTGTGGCTGAGCGCACCTCGCGATCGCGCAGTGAACAGATTGAAAAGCAAAACGCTGAATTAGCGGCGATCAACAGCGAACTGACGCGCCGCGAGGAAAAAATCCTGCACCAGAACGAAGAACTGCAATCGCAAACGGAAGAGCTTGAACGGCAGGGCGAGGTTTTGCGAGTCACCAACGACGATTTGGTGCAGTGGGAGCAGATCCTCGAACAATTGCTGGCGCTCTCTCGCGCGGTCATGGCCAACTTGGCGCGCGACGAGATGCTGGCGCGCATCTGCGAGGCGCTGGCCGCGCTGACCGACAGGAGCCCCGCCGCGATTCTGGAGATGAGAGGAAGCGAACTGGTGGTGTCGAGTCACCAGGGATTTGGCGACCAGAGACCAACGCGCGACGTCATCCCTCTCGCAAGCTCGTTCGCTTACATGGTGATTTCCACAGGCCAAACCGCTTTCATTGAAGATCTCGAATTGCGACCCGATTTGGAACTGGTGCAACCGGTTGGGGCGCCCCGCTTCCGTTCCGCGTTGGCGGCGCCGCTGCGGATTCATGGTCGCATCGTGGGCGCCATCGCCGTGTATTCCCATCGTCCGCGCATCTGGACCGAAATGCAGATCGCCATGATCGAATCGCTGGCCGCCCAGGCCTCAATCAGCCTGCAAACGGCGGAGATGGTGGCTGCGGTCCAGCGCGAACGCAAACGCTTTGCGGCCGCGTTTCGCACCGTGCCATTCGGAATGCTGGTCTGCGACGACGCCGACTGCCGGAGCGTGCGCCCCAATCCGGCCGCCGCCGCCATGCTCGGTGTCGCCACCGACGAAAATATCGCTCCGACCACACCGGCCGGCGCCCGTGTGTTTCGCTCGTTCCACCGTGGCGGGCAGCCATTGTCGCCGGCCGATCATCCCTTGCAGCGCGCGTGCCGCGACCAGGAAGTGACTGGCGAGGAGCTGACCTTGCCGGCGCCGGGCGGCGGTCGGCTGGAACTGCTGGCCAGCGCCGCTCCCATCCATGACGCCAATGGCGCGGTGGTGGGCGGAGTGTGCGCGCTGGCCGATGTGACCGCGCAGAAAACACTGCAACGCGAACTTGACTTGCGCCGCCGCGAGGCCGAGGAAGCCAGCACCCGCAAGACGCACTTCCTGGCGGCGGTGTCGCACGACATTCGCACGCCAGCCAACGCGATCAGCCTGATGGCCGAACTGATTCGCCGTTACGCCGCCGATCCAAACATGACCGGACAAATTGCCAGTCTGGCCGACGACCTCCAGCGCAACACCTTGTCGCTCATCGAACTGATTGGCGATGTGCTCGATATGGCGCGCTTCGATTCGGGTAAGAGCGAGCTCGTCGAAAGCGAGTTCGCGCTTGCCGATTTGGTTGAGCAAGAACTGCGTCAGCATTTGCCCGCGGCGCAAAAGAAGGGTTTGGAGCTGATCGCCAATTCGTTGCCTGGCTCGCTTTGGCTCCGCACCGATCGTGTCAAGCTGGCGCGGGTGCTTGGCAACCTGTTAGGCAACGCCATCAAGTTCACGTCCAGCGGCTCGGTGCGTGTCAGCGTCGAGGCCAAGCATGGTCCCGACCGGGCAGTGGCGATTCAAGTTCGCGATACCGGCTGCGGCGTTCCGCCGGAGTTATTGCAGTATATTTTCGACGAATTCCGGCAACTGCATAACCCCGCTCGCGACCGCAGCCAGGGCGCGGGGCTGGGGCTCTCCATCTGCAAGCGGCTAGTGGAATTTCTTGGCGGCACGATTCAAGTGGAAAGCCAGTTGAGCGCTGGCAGCACATTCACGGTGCTCTTGCCGGCTTCGATCGTGGTCCACAACACCGCCGACGATCCGGCCGGCAACGGCGCGCTGCGCGCCAAGCTGACCGGACTATTGGAGTGCCGACTCGATTCGCTGCGCGTATTGCTCGTGGAAGATCACGCCAGCACCCGCAATGGCACCGCGCAAATCTTGCGTGGCGAGGGGGCGGCAGTCACCGAGGCCGCCGACGGCGCCACCGCGCTGGCCTGCCTGATGCGCGACGACTTCGATGTGCTGCTGTTGGACATGATGCTGCCCGATCTCGACGGCCGCGAGGTGCTGCGCCACGTGCAAGACGCCCCGCCGGCAAGCTTGCAGGCGATCTTCGCGCTCACCGGCGACGTAACCAGCCAGCGCAAGGCCGAAATCCAGGCCAGCGGCGCGCATGCCTTGTTTGCCAAGCCAATTGATGTCGAGCTACTGATTGAACAATTGCGCGAGTTTGTCCCCGGCTTCGAGACCAACGGCGTTTCTCAAAACTAA
- a CDS encoding PHP domain-containing protein, producing the protein MPFRLPPILLVALLVSVPAVSADGLARLAPAKLAAVQAAVAELAAERRPVEVKLEGYEDYRAILHCHSLLSHDSRSKLEEIIKAAKEVGVRVIMFTEHPAPHYDYVKDGHQGMHDGVLVVPGAETNGFLAYPMQSIQDQKTETPQQLADAIAATGGLSFLCHLEERMDWKIAGLTGMEMYNTHFDFMQEKRLVSALKNPLTLLALLPSLQKYPQEFFAALQDYPAEYLKRFDELSSEGRLTGVAGNDSHHNVGMRTILQENGKVLIEDRLGQKLTELDPEKIALIQSFVKDKKPGDVVLELDLDPYERSLRHTSTHLLLTEQTVPAVWDALRQGRAYVAFDWIADPTGFLYFADTPTAAAPMGSEIPLTAELKLRVASPLPGIIKLLRDGAVVEETRARELSFEVREPGVYRVEVWQNLDGDLRPWILTNPIYVRPAS; encoded by the coding sequence ATGCCTTTTCGACTGCCGCCGATTCTGCTCGTAGCACTGCTCGTTTCGGTCCCAGCGGTCTCGGCCGATGGCTTGGCGCGATTGGCGCCCGCCAAGCTGGCCGCCGTGCAAGCCGCCGTGGCCGAACTTGCCGCCGAACGCCGGCCGGTGGAGGTAAAGCTCGAAGGCTACGAGGACTATCGCGCGATTTTGCATTGCCATTCGCTGTTGTCGCACGACAGTCGCAGCAAGCTGGAAGAAATCATCAAGGCGGCCAAAGAGGTCGGCGTGCGCGTGATTATGTTCACCGAACACCCCGCGCCGCATTACGACTACGTGAAAGACGGCCACCAAGGCATGCACGATGGCGTGCTGGTCGTGCCCGGCGCCGAGACCAACGGCTTTTTGGCCTATCCGATGCAAAGCATTCAAGACCAAAAGACCGAAACGCCGCAGCAACTGGCCGACGCGATCGCGGCCACCGGCGGGCTGAGCTTTCTCTGTCATCTCGAAGAGCGGATGGACTGGAAAATCGCCGGGCTGACCGGCATGGAGATGTACAACACCCACTTCGATTTCATGCAAGAAAAGCGGCTGGTGTCGGCGCTCAAGAACCCGCTGACGCTGCTCGCCTTGCTGCCGAGCCTGCAAAAATATCCGCAAGAGTTCTTCGCCGCGCTGCAGGACTACCCGGCGGAGTATCTGAAACGCTTCGATGAGTTGTCGAGCGAGGGGCGACTGACTGGCGTGGCGGGCAACGACTCGCACCACAATGTCGGCATGCGCACCATCCTGCAGGAGAACGGCAAGGTGCTGATCGAAGACCGCCTGGGACAAAAACTGACCGAGCTGGATCCAGAAAAAATCGCGCTGATCCAATCGTTCGTCAAGGACAAAAAGCCGGGCGACGTGGTGCTCGAGCTCGATCTCGATCCGTACGAGCGCAGCTTGCGGCACACCAGCACCCATTTGCTGCTCACCGAGCAGACCGTGCCAGCGGTGTGGGACGCGCTGCGGCAGGGGCGCGCCTATGTCGCCTTCGATTGGATCGCCGATCCCACCGGCTTTCTGTACTTTGCCGATACCCCCACCGCGGCGGCGCCCATGGGCAGCGAGATACCGCTCACAGCAGAACTGAAGCTGCGCGTGGCCTCTCCCTTGCCGGGCATCATCAAACTATTGCGCGATGGCGCCGTGGTCGAGGAAACGCGCGCCCGCGAGTTGAGTTTCGAGGTGCGGGAGCCCGGCGTCTATCGCGTCGAGGTGTGGCAAAATTTGGACGGTGATCTGCGTCCGTGGATTCTCACCAATCCGATTTATGTGCGACCGGCGAGCTGA
- a CDS encoding PmoA family protein yields the protein MSRIAFVSLVCGLLVGWSRSALAEPPDFRIERGAERLIVRLGEQPIATYVFGDAKISRPYLCDLFTNGGLRVTRRHPPVAGEDLTDHDTFHPGMWLAFGDLGGEDYWRLKAPVEHAGLVQEPTGGASAGFTVRNTYRRATGDGVVCQETCRYAWLPHEAGYVLTIDSEFSNDEAEFVFGDQEEMGLGIRMATPLIVERGGQIVNSREQRNEKQAWGQAAAWCDYSGVIGDRRVAVTLIPAASNFRPAWFHVRDYGLMAANPFGRHALADGEPSRVVVARGERFRLGYALLVRELPVAADPDTTSAASSVLQQIAPPSADH from the coding sequence ATGTCGCGCATCGCTTTCGTTTCGCTTGTCTGCGGATTGCTTGTCGGTTGGTCGCGCTCCGCATTGGCCGAACCGCCAGATTTTCGCATCGAGCGCGGCGCCGAACGACTGATCGTGCGACTCGGCGAGCAACCCATCGCGACCTACGTGTTTGGCGACGCCAAGATCTCGCGACCCTATTTATGCGATCTGTTCACCAACGGGGGCCTGCGCGTCACGCGGCGGCATCCGCCGGTCGCCGGCGAAGACCTCACCGATCACGACACCTTCCACCCGGGAATGTGGCTCGCGTTTGGCGATCTGGGAGGCGAGGATTATTGGCGACTCAAAGCGCCGGTCGAGCACGCGGGCCTTGTGCAGGAGCCGACAGGTGGCGCCAGCGCCGGCTTTACGGTGCGGAACACGTATCGTCGCGCGACGGGGGATGGTGTGGTTTGCCAGGAAACCTGCCGTTACGCCTGGCTGCCGCATGAAGCTGGCTATGTGCTGACAATCGACAGCGAATTCTCCAACGACGAGGCCGAGTTCGTGTTTGGCGATCAAGAAGAAATGGGACTCGGCATCCGCATGGCGACGCCATTGATCGTGGAGCGCGGCGGCCAGATTGTGAACAGTCGCGAGCAGCGCAACGAGAAACAAGCCTGGGGGCAAGCCGCCGCATGGTGCGACTACTCAGGCGTGATCGGTGATCGGCGGGTGGCCGTCACTTTGATCCCCGCAGCGAGCAACTTTCGACCGGCTTGGTTCCACGTGCGCGACTATGGCCTGATGGCGGCCAACCCGTTTGGCCGGCACGCGCTCGCGGATGGCGAACCGAGCCGCGTGGTGGTGGCTCGCGGGGAGCGCTTTCGCTTGGGATATGCGCTGTTGGTGCGCGAGTTGCCGGTCGCGGCCGACCCCGACACGACGAGCGCGGCGAGCAGTGTGTTGCAGCAGATCGCCCCACCGTCGGCAGACCATTAG